In a single window of the Bactrocera dorsalis isolate Fly_Bdor chromosome 2, ASM2337382v1, whole genome shotgun sequence genome:
- the LOC105232961 gene encoding uncharacterized protein LOC105232961 isoform X2: protein MRLQTFAFILFIAVAGVSSSKNQSEESIDIRKSSQDELFNRQTNNNEAFTTLNNSEIPKINDNSNPLDSAVIISNSSNWETVVEPNAPPSSYRKLPRHQRAIAAVAEKRGLLKNSDGERILRRGKRYLEFAKGSRVSWRTNGKNNILNVNTLWAYGYGFRVNFPFPGPDESRRKYFKRDVLHSLEDVLNGHGLDGRACVLKSYCTAALDVDSNISGGMLFKMLKLIFTLHDHDKRHFSYLRLENCKQILHSHCPLSFDSISPYTDDV, encoded by the exons ATGCGTTTGCAAACATTtgcctttattttgtttatagcaGTAGCCGGCGTAAGCAGCAGCAAAAATCAAAGTGAAGAATCAATCGACATTCGAAAAAGCAGTCAGGATGAGCTATTCAATcgccaaacaaacaataatgaagCGTTCACTACGTTAAATAACAGTGAAATTCCTAAAATAAACGATAACAGCAATCCCTTAGACAGTGCTGTTATCATAAGTAATAGCTCTAATTGGGAAACTGTGGTTGAACCTA ATGCTCCGCCGAGTTCATACAGAAAGTTGCCGCGCCATCAGAGAGCGATTGCCGCAGTTGCTGAGAAGAGAGGATTGCTAAAGAACTCAGATGGTGAGCGTATTCTACGGCGTGGCAAAAGATACTTGGAATTTGCCAAGGGTTCACGTGTTTCG TGGCGTACAAATGGCAAAAATAATATCCTAAATGTCAATACTCTTTGGGCTTATGGATATGGATTTCGAGTTAATTTTCCCTTTCCCGGTCCTGATGAGTCACGCCGTAAATACTTTAAACGCGATGTGCTACACTCACTCGAGGATGTCTTAAATGG ACACGGCTTGGATGGACGCGCTTGCGTGTTGAAGTCATACTGTACAGCAGCTTTGGATGTGGACTCAAATATTAGTGGCGGTATGCTGTTTAAAATGCTGAAGCTGATTTTTAC cCTGCATGACCATGACAAACGCCACTTCTCCTATCTGCGCCtagaaaattgcaaacaaatattACACAGCCATTGTCCCCTGAGTTTCGACAGTATATCGCCATACACCGATGATGTTTGA
- the LOC105232961 gene encoding uncharacterized protein LOC105232961 isoform X1 — protein sequence MRLQTFAFILFIAVAGVSSSKNQSEESIDIRKSSQDELFNRQTNNNEAFTTLNNSEIPKINDNSNPLDSAVIISNSSNWETVVEPSESNNINENTSDDHNELILTDAPPSSYRKLPRHQRAIAAVAEKRGLLKNSDGERILRRGKRYLEFAKGSRVSWRTNGKNNILNVNTLWAYGYGFRVNFPFPGPDESRRKYFKRDVLHSLEDVLNGHGLDGRACVLKSYCTAALDVDSNISGGMLFKMLKLIFTLHDHDKRHFSYLRLENCKQILHSHCPLSFDSISPYTDDV from the exons ATGCGTTTGCAAACATTtgcctttattttgtttatagcaGTAGCCGGCGTAAGCAGCAGCAAAAATCAAAGTGAAGAATCAATCGACATTCGAAAAAGCAGTCAGGATGAGCTATTCAATcgccaaacaaacaataatgaagCGTTCACTACGTTAAATAACAGTGAAATTCCTAAAATAAACGATAACAGCAATCCCTTAGACAGTGCTGTTATCATAAGTAATAGCTCTAATTGGGAAACTGTGGTTGAACCTAGTGAGAGCAATAATATCAATGAGAACACCAGTGATGATCATAATGAACTGATTTTAACAGATGCTCCGCCGAGTTCATACAGAAAGTTGCCGCGCCATCAGAGAGCGATTGCCGCAGTTGCTGAGAAGAGAGGATTGCTAAAGAACTCAGATGGTGAGCGTATTCTACGGCGTGGCAAAAGATACTTGGAATTTGCCAAGGGTTCACGTGTTTCG TGGCGTACAAATGGCAAAAATAATATCCTAAATGTCAATACTCTTTGGGCTTATGGATATGGATTTCGAGTTAATTTTCCCTTTCCCGGTCCTGATGAGTCACGCCGTAAATACTTTAAACGCGATGTGCTACACTCACTCGAGGATGTCTTAAATGG ACACGGCTTGGATGGACGCGCTTGCGTGTTGAAGTCATACTGTACAGCAGCTTTGGATGTGGACTCAAATATTAGTGGCGGTATGCTGTTTAAAATGCTGAAGCTGATTTTTAC cCTGCATGACCATGACAAACGCCACTTCTCCTATCTGCGCCtagaaaattgcaaacaaatattACACAGCCATTGTCCCCTGAGTTTCGACAGTATATCGCCATACACCGATGATGTTTGA